From Pan paniscus chromosome 6, NHGRI_mPanPan1-v2.0_pri, whole genome shotgun sequence, one genomic window encodes:
- the LOC134728394 gene encoding speedy protein E12-like: MKAKRRRVSLVLPEYYEAFNRLLEDPVIKRFLAWDKDLRVSDKYLLAMVIAYFSRAGLPSWQYQRIHFFLALYLANDMEEDDEAPKQNIICFLYEETRSHISLLHELWFQLCRYMNPRARKNCSQIALFRKHRFHFFCYMHCRAWVSLEELEEIQAYDPEHWVWARDRAHLS; this comes from the exons ATGAAGGCGAAGCGACGGCGAGTGTCGCTCGTGCTCCCTGAGTACTACGAGGCCTTCAACAGGCTGCTTG AGGATCCTGTCATTAAAAGATTCCTGGCCTGGGACAAAGATCTGAGGGTGTCGGACAAG tATCTCCTGGCTATGGTCATAGCGTATTTCAGCCGGGCCGGCCTCCCCTCCTGGCAATACCAACGcattcatttcttcctggctct CTATCTGGCCAATGACATGGAGGAGGATGACGAGGCCCCCAAACAAAACATCATCTGCTTCCTGTACGAGGAGACCCGCTCTCATATATCCTTGCTCCATGAGCTTTGGTTCCAGTTATGCCGTTACATGAACCCGAGGGCCAGGAAGAACTGCTCTCAGATAGCCTTGTTCCGGAAGCATCGGTTCCACTTCTTCTGTTACATGCACTGCAGGGCTTGGGTTTCCCTGGAGGAGTTGGAAGAg ATCCAGGCTTATGACCCAGAGCACTGGGTGTGGGCGCGAGATCGCGCCCACCTTTCCTAG